The region AGCGATGACCGCCTACCTCGCTGCCGCCGACCAAGTTTTGGATGCCGTCTTCGGTCCTAAAGAAAAGCCAAAAGCGATCCACCATGAAACCAATTTGCTTGATCAAGTGGATTGGCGCGGCCGACCGATGGACCAGCAGATCGGAAAGATGTTTCGGCAAACCGACGATGGGCTGGTGGTGTTTCAGTCTGGTTATTGCCCCACGCACCTTGTCAATTTTTCTCGCTTGCGAGCCCCCGCCGGGACGTATCGCGGAACGTTGAAAGTCCGTGCGGTCCAAAGCGAAAACCCGGTGACATTGCGGATCTACGGCGGCGATACGATCGTCAATCGTCGTGAACAGCATCTGGTCGGATACTACGACGTTCCCCCAGGCGACTGGACAACGATCGAGTTCACGGACCGCTTGCTCGAAGCTGGCGGTACGTTCCATCCCAAATGTTATGCGACCCGAGACACACGAAAAGACGCGGACACATGGCCCCACCCCGGCATCGAGATCGGCGACATCACCATCGAAGGTCCACTCGAACCATGGCCTCCGGTTTCGAGGACGAAGCTTCTCGGCGAAATCGACGTGACGTCCGCCAACCAAGCGGACGCCCGAACGGTGTTGCGGCGATTGTTGCCAAAAGCCTTTCGCCGACCGATCGATGACGACGATCTGAAAAGCTATCTGGAACTGTACCAATCAAGTGTCACCACAGGACAGTCATTTGAATCGGCACTTCGCGTCGCGATCAAAGCGGTCTTGTGTTCACCAGAGTTTCTCTTCTTGATCGAGCCGGGAGAGTCGCAAATCGATTCGTACGCCCTCGCCTCACGACTCTCCTACTTTCTTTGGGGCTCGATGCCAGACGAAACGCTTTTTTCGCTGGCCGCAAACGGTTCACTGTCAAATCCCCGGGTTCTATGGGGCCAAGTCGAGCGAATGCTGAACTCGCCGCGTGCGGCCAGACTGACGAAAGGCTTCACCGGGCAGTGGCTCGATCTACGTGAAATTGATTTCACGCAACCGGATGCGAATCTGTATCCTGAATTCGATGAACTGCTTCGAGTCTCGATGATTCGAGAAACCGAATTGTTCTTCGAAGAGATCCTCAAGAATGACTTGAGCTTGGTCAACTTTGTCGATTCTGAATTCACTTTCCTCAATGAACGACTTGCCCGTCACTACGGGATCGATGAAATCCATGGTCAGGCATTCCGCAAGGTCCAGTTACCTGATGACAGCCAACGCGGCGGTCTGCTGACGCAAGCCAGCGTGTTGAAGGTGACGGCCAATGGGACATCGACCTCGCCGGTTTTGCGTGGCGTTTGGATTTTGGAGAATATCTTGGGAACACCGACGCCGCCACCACCGGACAGCGTCGGCTCGATCGAACCGGATATTCGCGGTGCGACGACGATTCGTGAGCAACTAATCAAACACCGAGACATCGAATCGTGTGCCGCTTGCCATCGCCGGATCGACCCTCCCGGATTCGCGCTCGAATGTTTCGATCCGATCGGCGGCTATCGTCATGAATACCGAACGATGGCAACCGAGGGTCGGCGGCCGAAACTCAAGCAAGCACCGTTCACGTACAATTGGGTTCGTTATCGTTTGGGGCAAGACGTCGATTCCACGGCGGTGATGCCGAACGGAATGACGATCACTGACATAACGAGTTTTCGAAACGCTTTGGCAAGCGATCCCGATCGATTGACGACTAACCTTGCCGAACAACTGTTGACGTATGCCATAGGACGCAAGCTTGGCTTCAGCGATCGTCCTCTGGTTGATCAAATCGTAACGCAAACACGTGAACGACACTATGGTTTTCGTTCACTCGTTCACGCGGTCGTCCAGAGCCCCGCCTTTCAACAACCTTAGGTTCATTCGATATGTCTCGTTTCGAACGCCGATTTCTGTTGCGTGGTGCCGGTGTCGCACTTGCCTTGCCGCTCCTTGAATCGCAAGCTCTCAGTCAAAGTTCAAAAAATCCGAAACGTCGTCTCGTGGCGATCGACGTCGCACTGGGATTGCATGCGGCAAACATCATTCCGCAGCAGTCCGGTCGTGATTACCAATCGCCAATCTACCTGAAATTGCTCGATGACTATCGCGATCAATTCACGATCATGTCGGGCGTTTCTCATCCGGAAGTTGGCGGTGGGCACGATTCGTACAAGTCATTTTTGACCTGTGCTCCCCATCCCAATAGTGCCGGTTTTCGAAATTCGATCTCGCTGGATCAACTCGCGGCGGCGAAGTTTGGCAGCGAAACACGCTTTGCGTCGCTGGCACTGAGCAGTTCTGGGCCTGGATTGTCCTGGTCCCGCAGTGGCGTCGAAATCCCAACGCAAACTCGTCCGTCACAGGTTTTCAAGCAACTGTTCTTGGCCGGCAAACCAGACGAACAGAAACTGCAGCTACAGCGGCTCCGCGAGGGACGAAGTGTGCTGGATGTGGTGATGGAAAAAACTAAGCGATTGCACGCCGCGTTGACCGGACGCGATCGCCAAAAGCTGGACCAGTATTTCGAAGCGGTTCGTGAAGCCGAGCGTCGGTTGGCGAAAGCCGAAGCGTGGCAACAGAAACCCAAGCCGTCCGTCGACGCAAAGGTGCCTCGTGATGAATTGGATCGCACACGAATCGTCGAGCGGATGCGTTTGATGTACGACGTCATGCACCTCGCGATTGAAACCGATTCGACACGGTTCATCACCTACAACATCTCCGGGATGAATTCAGTGCCAGTCATTCCCGGGATCGATATCGACTACCACAACCTGTCACATCACGGCAAGGATCCTACCAAAATTGCTCAGCTCACAATCGTCGAGTCGGCGATCATCAAAGAGTTCCGTAGGTTTCTGGCAAAGCTGAGCGAGAGCGTCGAAGAAGGACAGGCACTGCTGGATTCGACGATGGTCTTGTTCGGTTCGAATCTGGGCAATGCAAGCAGCCACGACACAAAGAACATGCCAATTTTGCTCGCCGGTGGTGGATTCAAACACGGCCAGCATCTCGCGTTCGATCGCGACCAAAATTATCCATTGCCGAACTTGTTTGTTTCGATGCTACAGTGTCTTGGCATGGAGACGGACAGATTCGGAACCGGCATTGGAACGATGAGAGGACTCGAAATCGGGTGATAGGGGTTGCCACTTGCAAAATGAACATTGCAAGTGGGTAGCAATGGATTCCGTCGGCGATTGATGCTAAACCGAAAAGTGGTCGACTTGCATCGAGTGTATCCGGGATAGCGTTGATTCAAGGTCTCAGGTCGATTGATTGGTGAAGGAATCGGCACGCTTTCGATTCGAAGAATCGAGCGACATTGTCGCTCAACTTTCCAAGTTGAGAGCGGACCAACGCAAGTGGCTCCGCCGAACTGAATGACGACGCTGATTGGTAACACCTCCTGTGCAAGAAGCACTGGAAAGAGTCCTGACAGGAATGGCACCTTAACCGTTCACGCCGTATGTCAACTGCACCAATCCGCAATCGAAGGTGCGGGTGCTTTCGTGCGTCAGCCGAATGTCGCGTTGGAATTCACCGAATAGCGAGATCCCCGTGCCTAGTAAGACGGGAATCACTGTGATCACTAACTGATCAATCAGGCCGGCTCGCAGAAAGCGTTGAATCGTTACGCCGCCGTCGACGTACAGTTTGTTGACGCCTTCATCCGATAGGCGACGGTGCAATTCGTCCGGCGACTCTGTTGAATGCGTGACGCAGGACGGCATGTCGTCCGGAAACGTGATCGAGTGCCGGCTCAGCACAATCACCCGCTTCCGCCCGTAAGGCCAGGGACCAAGTGTTCGTACTTTCTCATACGTGTTTCGTCCCATCACCAGCACGTCGATCGTCTTCATGAAGTCACCGTAGCCGCAATCCTCTCCGGAAGGAACGGTCGCGTTGGCTTCGTCGAGCCAATCGAGGTTGCCATCGGGACGGGCAATGAATCCGTCGAGGCTTGTCGCAATAAAAACCGAAGCTGTCGCTGACATTTTTTGTCCACCGAGAGTTATCGTATCGTGTTGCTAACGGAATCGCTTCCGGTGAAATATGGATGCTCGTCCCTAGAGCCCATTTGAAATGGGTGTCATCATTGGTCGGCCATGAACATCAAACGATCAAAACGTTTTCGGTCCGGCTGTGAATGCAACTGGATGTTTCTTGTTGTACTGATTCAACCAGATTGACTTCGCGTCGGCGTCATTCGCGATTTTATTGCTGCAACCAATTCAGGATTGCCTGATTCGTTTCTTGCGGTTTTTCTTGTTGGATCCAATGTCCACAATCCAAACTGATCACGTCAACGTTGGGAACAAACTGCGTTAAACGTTCTGACTTGGGGATCATGTCTCGGTCGCCATAAATCATCAATGTCCGATGCTGGATGACTGGATCCACCTCGGCTAGAAGATGCCAATTGCGGTCAAGGTTGCGATACCAATTGATACTGCCAGAGAACCCCGAGGACTCGAATGCGTCCACGAACACCGCTAGTTCTTCGTCACTCATCAGTGGGTCGCCAAGCGGTCGTTCTGCCTGAGCAAGATTTATCATGACCATGCCGGGTTCGGGACCTGTCGAAGGTAGGTTCTTTCGGTACAAGTTGCGAAGAAACTGGCGTGTGTTTTGTTCTAGTACCGCATCGGCAACACCGGGATGTCGATTGAAGTGAACGAAGTATTGGTCATCGCCGAATACTTGTTCCATGAATTCGATCCAAGGGACATCGCCGCGTTCTTGGTAAGGCAAGCTGAGGTTGATCAGTTGCTTGACACGCCCGGGGTGCAACAATGCCAAGCCCCACACAACCATCGCCCCCCAATCGTGACCGACAAAGGTCGCATCCTCGTATCCGTAGTGATCGAGTAGTGCGACCAGATCGCTCGTCAAGTGACTGAGATCATAATCGGTGACACGGTTAGGCCGAGAGGAGTTTCCGTAGCCACGTTGGTTGGGCACGATGACGTGGTATCCTGCGGCGACGAGAGAGGCGATCTGATGCCTCCATGAAAACGCATGCTCTGGCCATCCATGGCAAAGCACGATGGGCGTTCCGGCGTTTGCTTCGCCTGCCTCGAAAATTTCGAGATCAACGCCATTGACGGAAACTAGGGAGGGGGGCGGGAACTTGCTCTGATCGGGCACGTTACTTTCTTGGGGTGATTCGATGTGATTCGCTGCCGTCCACTGCGGCGTTGTTTCTATCGGTGACTTTACATGGCCCTCCTGACAGCCTACTGTCAGCAGCATTACGAGATTTCCAAAGTTTCGTTTTCATGGGGAAGTTCATTGCGCCGGGCAGATCGTCTTTTTCGGATCGTCGAGTACTTGAAAGCTCGACGCAAAGCGGTGACGGCCAGCGAACTCGGTCAAGAGTTGGAAGTCGGGGTTCGGACGATCTATCGCGACATCGCTGACTTGAGAGAATCCGGCGTGCCACTGACGGGGGAAGCAGGCGTGGGGTACCTCCTCAAGTCCGACTATGTCGTCCGGCCGCTTTTGTTTGATGATGAAGAACTCGAGGCCCTCGCGTTGGGAGCCCAGATGGTGCAGAGCTGGGCGGACCCGGCGATGGCGCTGGCGGCGCGGAAAACGCTCGACAAGATCACCGCGGTCCTGCCCGATTCACTTGGCGACAGCATTCGTCAGTCGACGTCGTTCTCCTACCCAAGTTCCGGCAAGCCGTCACTTCAAATCGATTTCACTTCGTTGCGACGGGCGATTCGCACCCAGCACTTTGTCGAGATTACCTATGTCGATCTACCAGGCGCCGAAACCAATCGACGTCTTCGTCCATTGGCATTGATCTTTCTAGCACCGGTCTGGCTTGTCGTCGGTTGGTGTGAACTGCGACAAGATTTTCGCAACTTCCGTTTAGACCGCATGCAACGCATGACAGTGCTAAATGAGTCGTTTGAGACAGAAAGCGATAAAACGCTTGAAGCGATGCATCGGTTATACGAACAAGAGTCTCGGCTGTCGGATCAGAAATCGTCGTAAGCAAATTTGTTGTTTTCGATGACTCATTGTTGAAACTGCTTCGCCCAACCGCTGACGGTTCGCCGGATGGTTTGTTTGTCAAAAGCTGCAAAGCCAAGAATCATTCCTGCGGCGTCAGGAGACCGTGAGTAGAAGCTGACGGGATGGTATTCGACTTTGGCTTCGTTGGCCGCGGCGACCAGCCGTTCGTCGGTGGCTTTTGTCACGCCGCGTACGACCAGATGCATCCCGGATTGAGGTAGATCGACTTCAATGAGGTCGCCAAAATGATTTTGTAGTCCACGGTACAGTGCTAGTTGCCGGTCGGCGTAGAGCGAGCGCATGCGGCGGATATGTTTGACGAAGTTTCCAGACTCGATAAAGCGGTGAAGTACCATCTGGACATGCGGCGGCGACGCTCGGTCCTGAAGAAACTTGGCATAGGCGAACGCTTTTGCGAACTGTGTCGGAACGACAAGAAAGCCCAAGCGTATCGCCGGAAACAGCAACTTACTGAACGTGCCCATGTAGATCGTTCGCCCAGACGAATCTAAGCTTGTCAGGGCAGGATGAGGCCGCCCCGTGTATCGAAATTCACCGTTGTAGTCGTCTTCGATGATCCAACTCCCGTGGCGATGGGCGATCGCGATCAGTTCCAGCCGACGATTCAGACTCATCGTCATTCCCATCGGCCATTGACCGCCGGGAGTCACGCAAATGAGCCGAGGCTTGGGAGTTCGGGTGGGGATTCTCGACAGATCGATTCCTTCGGCATCGAGCGGCAATGGGATCACACTCGCTCCGGCGATGTCGAGCAGGCGACTGGCCGGTGTGTTGCCGGGGTCCTCGACCCAAACGGTGTCGCCGGTATTCAGCAACAACTGCGCGGCAATTGTGATCGCTTGCTGGGAGCCCGATGTGATCACCACTTGGTCTGGATCACAGGACACCCCTCGTGCGACCGCCATGTAGCGAGCGATTGACTCCCGGAGAGGTCCGTAGCCTTGTGGATCGCCAAGTTTGAGATGCTCATAGGACCAGCGGGATTGTTCGTGACAGAAGCGGTTCCACGTTTTCAACGGGAACTCGTCGACCGCGGGTAGGTGGGGAGTGAATGCCTTGGGAGTCTTCTTGAAAGGAGGCATCCCGTTGGCCTCTTCGGACAGCTGCTGACCGACCGCCGAGAGACATCCGTCGGAGGTTTGGTGCGGTCCGGAAAGGACTGCAGGGCTATCGAAGTCAAATGCCTCCG is a window of Roseiconus lacunae DNA encoding:
- a CDS encoding DUF1592 domain-containing protein, translating into MQFLIKPISLPLALFLALCFIDRCGVSATEVPGDVSAFLEQHCIDCHSGDEPDGDLDLTTLGFELDDLKTRQRWLRAHDRVHAKEMPPDDAMTLTSEQRMTFTRALSRSIVRAEAGHNDVVLRRLNKHEYQNTVRDLFDTDVIVHGLPDDSSTNGFDTVGEGLAVSAEAMTAYLAAADQVLDAVFGPKEKPKAIHHETNLLDQVDWRGRPMDQQIGKMFRQTDDGLVVFQSGYCPTHLVNFSRLRAPAGTYRGTLKVRAVQSENPVTLRIYGGDTIVNRREQHLVGYYDVPPGDWTTIEFTDRLLEAGGTFHPKCYATRDTRKDADTWPHPGIEIGDITIEGPLEPWPPVSRTKLLGEIDVTSANQADARTVLRRLLPKAFRRPIDDDDLKSYLELYQSSVTTGQSFESALRVAIKAVLCSPEFLFLIEPGESQIDSYALASRLSYFLWGSMPDETLFSLAANGSLSNPRVLWGQVERMLNSPRAARLTKGFTGQWLDLREIDFTQPDANLYPEFDELLRVSMIRETELFFEEILKNDLSLVNFVDSEFTFLNERLARHYGIDEIHGQAFRKVQLPDDSQRGGLLTQASVLKVTANGTSTSPVLRGVWILENILGTPTPPPPDSVGSIEPDIRGATTIREQLIKHRDIESCAACHRRIDPPGFALECFDPIGGYRHEYRTMATEGRRPKLKQAPFTYNWVRYRLGQDVDSTAVMPNGMTITDITSFRNALASDPDRLTTNLAEQLLTYAIGRKLGFSDRPLVDQIVTQTRERHYGFRSLVHAVVQSPAFQQP
- a CDS encoding helix-turn-helix transcriptional regulator; this translates as MALLTAYCQQHYEISKVSFSWGSSLRRADRLFRIVEYLKARRKAVTASELGQELEVGVRTIYRDIADLRESGVPLTGEAGVGYLLKSDYVVRPLLFDDEELEALALGAQMVQSWADPAMALAARKTLDKITAVLPDSLGDSIRQSTSFSYPSSGKPSLQIDFTSLRRAIRTQHFVEITYVDLPGAETNRRLRPLALIFLAPVWLVVGWCELRQDFRNFRLDRMQRMTVLNESFETESDKTLEAMHRLYEQESRLSDQKSS
- the pdxR gene encoding MocR-like pyridoxine biosynthesis transcription factor PdxR, which codes for MREKEQFEFESIRLIETDATPVYRQLEDHFRQAIARRTLNPGERIPSSRNLASAIGVSRNTVLAAYEQLISEGYLESTRGSGTRVAKMPPEAFDFDSPAVLSGPHQTSDGCLSAVGQQLSEEANGMPPFKKTPKAFTPHLPAVDEFPLKTWNRFCHEQSRWSYEHLKLGDPQGYGPLRESIARYMAVARGVSCDPDQVVITSGSQQAITIAAQLLLNTGDTVWVEDPGNTPASRLLDIAGASVIPLPLDAEGIDLSRIPTRTPKPRLICVTPGGQWPMGMTMSLNRRLELIAIAHRHGSWIIEDDYNGEFRYTGRPHPALTSLDSSGRTIYMGTFSKLLFPAIRLGFLVVPTQFAKAFAYAKFLQDRASPPHVQMVLHRFIESGNFVKHIRRMRSLYADRQLALYRGLQNHFGDLIEVDLPQSGMHLVVRGVTKATDERLVAAANEAKVEYHPVSFYSRSPDAAGMILGFAAFDKQTIRRTVSGWAKQFQQ
- a CDS encoding DUF1552 domain-containing protein; translated protein: MSRFERRFLLRGAGVALALPLLESQALSQSSKNPKRRLVAIDVALGLHAANIIPQQSGRDYQSPIYLKLLDDYRDQFTIMSGVSHPEVGGGHDSYKSFLTCAPHPNSAGFRNSISLDQLAAAKFGSETRFASLALSSSGPGLSWSRSGVEIPTQTRPSQVFKQLFLAGKPDEQKLQLQRLREGRSVLDVVMEKTKRLHAALTGRDRQKLDQYFEAVREAERRLAKAEAWQQKPKPSVDAKVPRDELDRTRIVERMRLMYDVMHLAIETDSTRFITYNISGMNSVPVIPGIDIDYHNLSHHGKDPTKIAQLTIVESAIIKEFRRFLAKLSESVEEGQALLDSTMVLFGSNLGNASSHDTKNMPILLAGGGFKHGQHLAFDRDQNYPLPNLFVSMLQCLGMETDRFGTGIGTMRGLEIG
- a CDS encoding dihydrofolate reductase family protein codes for the protein MSATASVFIATSLDGFIARPDGNLDWLDEANATVPSGEDCGYGDFMKTIDVLVMGRNTYEKVRTLGPWPYGRKRVIVLSRHSITFPDDMPSCVTHSTESPDELHRRLSDEGVNKLYVDGGVTIQRFLRAGLIDQLVITVIPVLLGTGISLFGEFQRDIRLTHESTRTFDCGLVQLTYGVNG
- a CDS encoding alpha/beta fold hydrolase, with protein sequence MPDQSKFPPPSLVSVNGVDLEIFEAGEANAGTPIVLCHGWPEHAFSWRHQIASLVAAGYHVIVPNQRGYGNSSRPNRVTDYDLSHLTSDLVALLDHYGYEDATFVGHDWGAMVVWGLALLHPGRVKQLINLSLPYQERGDVPWIEFMEQVFGDDQYFVHFNRHPGVADAVLEQNTRQFLRNLYRKNLPSTGPEPGMVMINLAQAERPLGDPLMSDEELAVFVDAFESSGFSGSINWYRNLDRNWHLLAEVDPVIQHRTLMIYGDRDMIPKSERLTQFVPNVDVISLDCGHWIQQEKPQETNQAILNWLQQ